The following are encoded together in the Populus trichocarpa isolate Nisqually-1 chromosome 5, P.trichocarpa_v4.1, whole genome shotgun sequence genome:
- the LOC7476415 gene encoding uncharacterized protein LOC7476415, with protein sequence MEKKQEKKHEQQMEKRPESSHEDKKVNSEGLPVEDSPYVNYGDLEDYKRKAYGTEGHLEPKTGRGAGASTDAPTISGGALSS encoded by the coding sequence ATGGAGAAGAAGCAAGAGAAAAAGCATGAGCAGCAGATGGAGAAAAGGCCAGAGAGTTCTCATGAAGACAAGAAGGTAAACTCAGAGGGTCTCCCAGTTGAGGACAGTCCTTACGTGAATTACGGAGACTTGGAGGATTACAAGCGTAAAGCGTATGGGACTGAAGGTCATCTTGAGCCGAAGACTGGCCGTGGCGCTGGTGCCAGTACTGATGCGCCAACTATTTCTGGCGGAGCTCTCTCCTCTTGA
- the LOC7476414 gene encoding uncharacterized protein LOC7476414: MATSSAEEKREHSDFSTQEEEDQEEEALSLCDLPVNRMKEENNQSSRNQEAHQGTETNQEDFDFGPWGGDGYLSKKSDMCAADDIFFQGQILPLRLSFSSESGVNKFESDSSLNPSHCLSRSASTDHNSIGVFTTFSGMSSSSRSHYSSSSNNTSSAIASTRMIKPKLQNQFLTHRSPKPQIRLSSTSLGNAACNRPRNSSFWDLFRLGLIRTPEIELQDLKVRNSVSRNSSSSSSKSNSSIKKCGKINVSSDSSKSGCKIKNMSRHNSNDCGKNMEKRRKQSLLQKREGLLSGCSCSVSAVKPFPLKSSNHRSRSAGNGNNDKSERGSTEEKLQELKMKRRIVKKQLMQQQGKQAMSRHRTFEWIKELPHATYLDHQKEAI; this comes from the coding sequence ATGGCTACAAGTTCTGCGGAAGAGAAACGAGAGCATTCGGACTTCAGTACTCAAGAGGAAGAAGATCAGGAAGAAGAAGCATTATCACTGTGTGATTTACCAGTCAATAGGATGAAAGAAGAGAACAATCAATCAAGTAGAAATCAAGAAGCTCATCAAGGAACTGAAACAAATCAAGAAGATTTCGACTTCGGTCCCTGGGGTGGTGATGGCTATCTTTCTAAGAAATCAGATATGTGTGCAGCTGATGATATATTCTTTCAAGGCCAAATTCTCCCTCTTCGTCTCTCATTTAGCTCAGAAAGTGGTGTTAACAAGTTCGAGAGCGATAGCAGCTTGAACCCAAGCCATTGCCTATCAAGGTCAGCCTCCACGGACCACAATTCAATTGGTGTTTTCACCACTTTCAGTGGCatgagcagcagcagcagaagtcATTACTCATCAAGCAGCAACAACACAAGCTCTGCTATTGCCAGCACAAGAATGATAAAACCAAAACTTCAAAACCAGTTTCTAACCCATCGAAGTCCAAAGCCTCAAATTAGACTTTCCAGTACCTCACTGGGAAATGCAGCCTGTAACAGACCGAGAAATTCTTCATTTTGGGACCTTTTTAGACTGGGCTTGATCCGTACACCAGAGATTGAATTACAAGATCTTAAGGTCCGTAATTCTGTTAGTAGAAATAGTAGCTCTAGTAGCAGCAAAAGCAATTCAAGCATCAAGAAATGTGGAAAAATTAATGTTAGCAGTGACAGCAGTAAAAGCGGGTGCAAAATCAAGAATATGAGTAGACATAATAGCAATGATTGTGGGAAGAACATGGAGAAACGGAGGAAACAGAGTTTGTTGCAAAAAAGGGAAGGGTTATTAAGTGGGTGTAGCTGTTCAGTTAGTGCAGTGAAACCATTTCCCTTGAAAAGCAGTAACCACAGGAGTCGTAGCGCAGGAAATGGCAATAATGATAAAAGTGAAAGAGGGTCCACAGAGGAGAAGCTGCAAGAGTTGAAGATGAAGAGAAGAATTGTGAAAAAGCAGCTGATGCAGCAGCAGGGAAAGCAAGCTATGTCACGTCATCGAACGTTTGAGTGGATAAAGGAGCTTCCACATGCTACCTATCTTGATCATCAAAAGGAAgctatctaa